From one Nonomuraea polychroma genomic stretch:
- a CDS encoding TetR/AcrR family transcriptional regulator — MPESIWFRDDARPRRPRLSRERIVEAAVALLDAEGVRGFSMRALAARLKAGTMSLYEYVKSKEDVLDLALDEVFGEIEPEEHPTWRATVVHWLAQSRDVMRRHPWVPELTATRPLLGPNALARSQLFYATLAGAGLSGPALVSAVGALSFYVNGYAAAENTWWATVRTPGADAEIRERAVRHLDEQAPELSRHADVGDGDFDRNFLLGLDIILDGIEARLEP; from the coding sequence ATGCCGGAGTCCATCTGGTTCCGCGACGACGCGCGCCCGCGCAGGCCGCGGCTGTCGCGCGAGCGCATCGTCGAAGCCGCCGTCGCGTTGCTCGACGCCGAGGGCGTGCGCGGCTTCTCCATGCGAGCCCTGGCCGCCCGACTCAAGGCCGGGACGATGTCGCTGTACGAGTACGTCAAGAGCAAGGAAGACGTGCTCGACCTGGCCCTGGACGAGGTCTTCGGCGAGATCGAGCCCGAGGAGCACCCCACGTGGCGTGCCACGGTCGTCCACTGGCTCGCCCAGAGCAGGGACGTCATGCGCCGCCACCCCTGGGTGCCGGAGCTCACCGCCACCCGCCCGCTGCTCGGCCCGAACGCGCTGGCCCGCTCCCAGCTCTTCTACGCCACGCTCGCCGGCGCCGGGCTGAGCGGCCCCGCCCTCGTCTCCGCCGTCGGGGCCCTGTCCTTCTACGTGAACGGGTACGCGGCCGCCGAGAACACCTGGTGGGCCACCGTCCGCACGCCGGGCGCGGACGCCGAGATCCGCGAGCGGGCCGTCCGCCACCTCGACGAGCAGGCTCCGGAGTTGTCCAGGCACGCGGACGTGGGCGACGGCGACTTCGACCGGAACTTCCTCCTCGGCCTGGACATCATCCTCGACGGCATCGAGGCCAGGCTCGAACCGTAG
- the panB gene encoding 3-methyl-2-oxobutanoate hydroxymethyltransferase translates to MSSSTTLYGGASGRRVTVRDLAAAKERGERWPMVTAYDAMTARVFDAAGIPVLLVGDSAAMVVYGYDSTLPVTVDDLLPLTAAVVRGSSRALVVADLPFGSYQASPQQALESAARFMKEAGAHAVKLEGGRRVLPQVEALVSAGVPVMAHLGLTPQSVNVMGGYRVQGRGQSGDELMADAKDLERAGAFSVVLECVPAELAERVTTSLAIPTIGIGAGAATDAQVLVWQDLMGLTPRPAKFVKRYADLAADMDRAVRAFADEVASGAFPAPEHTYT, encoded by the coding sequence ATGTCCTCTTCAACCACGCTGTACGGCGGCGCCTCCGGGCGCCGCGTCACCGTCCGCGACCTCGCCGCCGCCAAGGAGCGCGGAGAGCGGTGGCCCATGGTCACCGCCTACGACGCGATGACGGCGAGGGTGTTCGACGCGGCGGGCATCCCGGTCCTGCTGGTGGGCGACTCGGCGGCCATGGTCGTGTACGGGTACGACTCCACGCTGCCCGTCACGGTCGACGACCTGCTGCCGTTGACGGCGGCCGTCGTGCGCGGGTCGTCGCGCGCGCTCGTGGTCGCGGACCTGCCGTTCGGGTCTTACCAGGCTTCGCCGCAGCAAGCGCTGGAGTCGGCGGCCCGCTTCATGAAGGAGGCCGGTGCCCACGCGGTCAAGCTCGAGGGAGGCCGCCGGGTCCTGCCGCAGGTCGAGGCACTGGTGTCGGCCGGCGTCCCGGTCATGGCCCATCTGGGGCTGACCCCGCAGTCGGTCAACGTCATGGGCGGATACCGCGTCCAAGGGCGGGGCCAGTCGGGCGACGAGCTCATGGCGGACGCCAAGGACCTCGAGCGGGCCGGGGCGTTCTCGGTGGTGCTGGAATGTGTGCCGGCCGAGCTGGCTGAGCGGGTGACGACGTCACTGGCGATCCCGACGATCGGCATCGGAGCGGGGGCCGCGACGGACGCGCAGGTCCTGGTGTGGCAGGACCTGATGGGGCTGACGCCGCGCCCGGCCAAGTTCGTCAAGCGGTACGCGGACCTGGCCGCCGACATGGACCGCGCCGTGCGCGCCTTCGCCGACGAGGTCGCATCCGGCGCCTTCCCGGCACCGGAACACACCTACACCTGA
- a CDS encoding MFS transporter yields MALDPYRRLLKIRGVPTLLLVGLLARIPATATGMALTLHVAVVLELGYAKAGLITLASTIGMAAGSPLSGRLVDKHGLRPVLTVTTVAQAAFWACAWMLPFPALVVAAALAGLLGLPVFSVIRQCLAAMVPVPQRRTGFALDSILVEVSYMTGPALAVAGITTLGSGVTMAVVGAGMTVAGLGLIVLNPPTRSAEEQESHEQAAGRLPRRQWFTPAFVALLGTVAAATFVLTASELAMVATMTNAHQTAWVGLAVGIWCAYSLIGGLVYGGLSRGFSPWVLIGGMGLLTIPVGLAGGDWRWLIVALLPAGLLCAPSLSSTVDAVSGWVPARARGEAMGFHGTALLIGGAASAPIAGAVIDGAGPAWAFAVAGLVGVAVVLVGVPFRRRRPPQPTSMPAVKAASETSATAPSTAPSAVS; encoded by the coding sequence ATGGCTCTCGACCCTTACCGACGCCTGCTCAAAATCCGGGGCGTCCCCACGTTGCTGTTGGTGGGGCTGCTGGCCCGGATTCCGGCCACGGCCACGGGCATGGCTCTGACCCTGCACGTGGCCGTCGTGCTCGAGCTCGGCTACGCCAAGGCGGGGCTGATCACCCTGGCGAGCACGATCGGCATGGCGGCCGGCTCGCCGTTGTCGGGAAGGTTGGTGGACAAGCACGGCCTGCGTCCCGTGCTCACCGTCACCACCGTGGCGCAGGCCGCCTTCTGGGCGTGCGCGTGGATGCTGCCGTTCCCCGCCCTGGTCGTGGCGGCGGCGCTGGCGGGACTGCTGGGGCTGCCGGTGTTCAGCGTGATCAGGCAGTGCCTGGCCGCCATGGTGCCGGTCCCGCAGCGGCGCACCGGCTTCGCGCTCGACTCGATCCTGGTGGAAGTGTCGTACATGACCGGGCCGGCCCTGGCCGTGGCCGGCATCACCACGCTGGGCAGCGGCGTGACCATGGCGGTCGTCGGGGCGGGCATGACGGTGGCGGGGCTGGGCCTGATCGTGCTCAACCCGCCCACCCGGTCGGCCGAGGAGCAAGAGAGCCACGAGCAGGCGGCCGGCAGGCTGCCCAGGCGGCAGTGGTTCACGCCGGCGTTCGTGGCGCTGCTCGGCACGGTGGCGGCGGCCACGTTCGTGCTCACCGCGAGCGAGCTGGCCATGGTCGCGACCATGACGAATGCTCATCAGACCGCGTGGGTCGGCCTCGCCGTGGGCATCTGGTGCGCCTACTCGCTGATCGGTGGCCTGGTGTACGGCGGCCTGTCGCGCGGCTTCTCGCCCTGGGTGCTCATCGGTGGCATGGGTCTGCTGACCATCCCGGTAGGCCTGGCCGGCGGAGACTGGCGCTGGCTGATCGTCGCGCTCCTCCCGGCCGGGCTGCTCTGCGCCCCGTCCCTGTCGTCCACCGTCGACGCCGTCAGCGGATGGGTGCCGGCGCGGGCCAGGGGCGAGGCGATGGGCTTCCACGGCACCGCCCTGCTGATCGGCGGCGCCGCCTCGGCCCCCATCGCCGGGGCCGTCATCGACGGAGCCGGCCCGGCGTGGGCGTTCGCCGTGGCGGGCCTGGTCGGGGTGGCCGTGGTGCTGGTCGGCGTGCCGTTCAGGCGCCGCCGCCCGCCGCAGCCCACCTCAATGCCGGCGGTCAAGGCCGCGTCCGAGACCTCGGCCACGGCTCCGTCCACGGCTCCGTCCGCGGTGAGCTGA
- a CDS encoding sigma-70 family RNA polymerase sigma factor, protein MATTPADAAALLAAARAGDRDAFGRLVGPLREELRAHCYRLLGSVHDADDAVQDTLDRAWRSLARFEDRGTLRSWLYKIATNRALTLIERRGRRELPTDLSPEAAPVAEVAWLEPYPDRLMGWTAELGPEARAVAKESVELAFVAALQHLSARQRAALLLRDVLGYAAAEAADQLDTTVAAVNSALQRARKVLAELLPEPSQRQALDMLGEPGQRDLARRYAAAWEAGDVDAIVAMLTEDAKYSMPPLTTWYQGHDGIRGFLAEGPLTSRWRFLPARANGQLAFGTYLWDEQRAAYVPAGLDLVVVRGTRIAEVVSFLEADFADFDLPPQLPR, encoded by the coding sequence ATGGCCACGACTCCGGCAGACGCGGCGGCGCTGCTGGCCGCGGCGCGGGCGGGTGACCGCGACGCGTTCGGACGCCTCGTCGGGCCGCTGCGGGAGGAGCTGCGCGCGCACTGCTATCGCCTGCTGGGATCCGTCCACGACGCCGACGACGCCGTGCAGGACACGCTGGACCGGGCCTGGCGCTCTCTGGCGCGGTTCGAGGACCGCGGGACGCTCAGATCGTGGCTGTACAAGATCGCGACCAACCGGGCGCTGACGTTGATCGAGCGGCGGGGCCGGCGCGAGCTGCCCACCGACCTGAGCCCCGAGGCGGCGCCGGTGGCCGAGGTGGCGTGGCTGGAGCCGTACCCGGACCGGCTGATGGGCTGGACGGCGGAGCTGGGCCCCGAGGCCCGCGCGGTGGCGAAGGAGAGCGTGGAGCTGGCGTTCGTCGCGGCGCTGCAGCACCTGTCGGCCAGGCAGCGGGCCGCGCTGCTGCTGCGCGACGTGCTCGGCTACGCCGCTGCCGAGGCCGCCGACCAGCTCGACACCACGGTTGCCGCGGTCAACAGCGCCCTGCAACGCGCCCGCAAGGTCCTCGCCGAGCTGCTGCCCGAGCCGAGCCAGCGGCAGGCGCTCGACATGCTGGGCGAGCCCGGGCAGCGGGACCTGGCCCGCCGGTACGCCGCCGCCTGGGAGGCCGGCGACGTCGACGCCATCGTGGCCATGCTGACCGAGGACGCGAAGTACTCGATGCCGCCGCTGACCACCTGGTACCAGGGCCACGACGGCATCCGCGGCTTCCTGGCCGAGGGGCCGCTGACCAGCCGCTGGCGTTTCCTGCCCGCGCGGGCGAACGGGCAGCTGGCGTTCGGGACGTACCTGTGGGACGAGCAGCGGGCCGCGTACGTCCCGGCGGGCCTGGACCTGGTCGTCGTCCGCGGCACCAGGATCGCCGAGGTCGTCTCGTTCCTGGAGGCCGATTTCGCGGACTTCGACCTTCCGCCGCAATTGCCGCGATGA
- a CDS encoding TetR/AcrR family transcriptional regulator, giving the protein MTIQETGAARPAGRPRSEKAEKAIIDATLDLLSEGMGISDLSIEAIASKAGVGKTTIYRRWSNKEDLVVDALSTLKAPLPPLAGTSVRDDLISLLDAMRQEAGNQRNRCVMNIAMSEADRYPQLLERFVKRAVEPRRQALRDVIERGIASGELRADLDVGMGVAILSGAMLWHSKWGPAGDLPADLAERVVDAALAGIAP; this is encoded by the coding sequence ATGACGATCCAGGAAACAGGGGCCGCCCGTCCGGCCGGGCGCCCGCGAAGCGAGAAGGCCGAGAAGGCGATCATTGACGCCACCCTCGATTTGCTCAGCGAGGGCATGGGCATCTCCGACCTGTCCATCGAGGCGATCGCATCGAAGGCAGGGGTCGGCAAGACGACCATCTACCGGCGCTGGTCCAACAAGGAGGACCTGGTCGTCGACGCGCTCTCCACGCTCAAGGCACCGCTGCCGCCGCTGGCGGGCACGTCCGTGCGGGACGATCTGATCAGCCTGCTCGACGCGATGCGGCAGGAGGCGGGCAACCAGCGCAACCGGTGCGTGATGAACATCGCGATGAGCGAGGCCGATCGTTATCCGCAGTTGCTGGAACGCTTCGTCAAGCGTGCGGTCGAGCCCCGCCGGCAGGCGCTGCGCGACGTGATCGAGCGCGGCATCGCCTCCGGAGAGCTCAGGGCCGACCTCGACGTCGGCATGGGCGTGGCCATCCTCTCCGGCGCCATGTTGTGGCACAGCAAGTGGGGTCCCGCCGGGGATCTTCCTGCCGATCTGGCCGAACGCGTCGTGGACGCGGCCCTGGCGGGCATCGCCCCATAA
- a CDS encoding trans-sulfuration enzyme family protein: MTEFRPETRAVHVPQPPVEGSRPITMPLYQTSGFTFDDPAVMADAMGRPDGAFVYGRYTNPTVRSLELAVAGLEGGAAAIAAGSGMGAINTVLLGLLQPGDHLIAQRSLYGGTAAMLNELVSRFGIAVTYVPENDPDALRAAVRPETRLVYLETISNPMTLVADLPGMCGAARELGIPSVVDNTFATAMLCRPFEHGADIVIHSTTKYLAGHTDVVGGLAVFADTALYERIWHFAIELGASADPFAAWLTLRGLQTLALRMERHCSNAEFLATRLAEHPAVEAVHWPGLASHPSYELAGKLLPGFGGVFSFDLAGGRAAGERFMSSVRLALLAPSLGGVETLILHPATTSHRALSADELARSGIGEGTVRIAVGIEHPEDLWADVSQALS; this comes from the coding sequence ATGACCGAATTCCGTCCCGAGACCAGGGCCGTCCACGTCCCTCAGCCGCCTGTCGAGGGCAGCCGCCCGATCACCATGCCGCTCTACCAGACCTCCGGGTTCACCTTCGACGACCCCGCCGTGATGGCCGACGCGATGGGGCGGCCCGACGGGGCGTTCGTGTACGGGCGCTACACCAACCCCACCGTCCGCTCGCTGGAGCTGGCCGTCGCCGGGCTCGAGGGCGGCGCGGCCGCCATCGCCGCGGGCTCCGGCATGGGCGCGATCAACACCGTCCTGCTCGGCCTGCTCCAGCCCGGCGACCACCTGATCGCCCAGCGCTCGCTGTACGGGGGCACGGCCGCGATGCTCAACGAGCTGGTGAGCAGGTTCGGGATCGCGGTGACGTACGTGCCGGAGAACGACCCCGACGCGCTGCGCGCCGCCGTGCGGCCCGAGACCAGGCTCGTCTATCTGGAGACCATCAGCAACCCGATGACGCTGGTGGCCGACCTGCCCGGGATGTGCGGGGCGGCGCGTGAGCTCGGGATCCCGTCCGTGGTCGACAACACCTTCGCCACGGCCATGTTGTGCCGCCCCTTCGAGCACGGGGCGGACATCGTCATTCACTCCACCACCAAATACCTGGCCGGGCACACCGACGTGGTCGGCGGGCTCGCCGTCTTCGCCGACACCGCGCTCTACGAGCGGATCTGGCACTTCGCGATCGAGCTGGGCGCCTCGGCCGACCCGTTCGCGGCCTGGCTGACGCTGCGCGGCCTGCAGACGCTCGCGCTGCGCATGGAACGCCACTGCTCCAACGCGGAGTTCCTGGCCACCCGGCTGGCCGAGCACCCCGCCGTCGAGGCCGTGCACTGGCCGGGGCTGGCCTCGCATCCGTCGTACGAGCTGGCCGGCAAGCTGCTGCCCGGCTTCGGCGGGGTGTTCTCGTTCGACCTGGCCGGCGGGCGGGCGGCGGGGGAGCGGTTCATGAGCTCCGTACGTCTCGCGCTGCTCGCCCCCTCGCTCGGCGGGGTCGAGACGCTCATCCTGCACCCGGCCACCACCTCGCACCGCGCGCTGAGCGCGGACGAGCTGGCCAGGAGCGGGATCGGCGAGGGCACGGTGCGGATCGCCGTGGGCATCGAACATCCCGAGGACCTCTGGGCCGACGTCTCCCAGGCGCTGTCGTAG
- a CDS encoding right-handed parallel beta-helix repeat-containing protein yields the protein MGPMRRIAAVVALASGLLLSAGVAFAHEEREVSFPDGTGTVPRLRTGEPDVLVCKSDKADFERRIAKFPVALQERNRDLFAKCQENGVRHLQEAVDQVDRPGMTIAILPGLYREEPSHAAPTGDCARLPARWAHHGGYQILSFEQQRQCPHNQNLVAVLGKKDLQIEGTGAGPLDVVIDAEYRKLNAIRADRADGVYFKNFTAQRTTFNSLYVLETDGFVIDQVLTRWNDEYGFLTFASDHGLYTDCESYGNGDGGLYPGSASDINDGRGHDVPRYAIEIRRCKSHDNALGYSGTAGDSVWVHDNEFYGNMVGATMDSLWPSHPGLPQNHARFENNKIYDNNRDYYGHLRNGTCSKPPAQRGYEQGVVCPQVGVPSGTGVLVAGGNYNVFAGNRIWGHQRAAFQLFGVPAFIRGETDLAKQADTSDFNRYERNVFGVTPAGERRPNGLDVWWDGQGTGNCWQGDTGTSSPAVLPVCADRAPELAGGTNRLLAEPVKLIKLYMCADFSASEARLPAGCDWFGASGLGKVEALLALAGSVVLGLLAGLFWWRSRRDIRFPGAGPTSPSVLIRRRHRLIVAGTVVGAAGMVLDVVAAAVDSPAQAGVALLLMAAWWLCLGAALRARRPVFGWFTVVVGVLSVADAFDRLVYLIPFVPLGPGWVRGLLTGLWVVCAVLVLVPRESRNAEETTAEAAPSSTG from the coding sequence ATGGGCCCTATGCGGAGGATCGCGGCGGTCGTCGCGCTCGCGTCAGGTCTGCTGTTATCCGCAGGTGTCGCCTTCGCGCATGAGGAGCGGGAGGTGAGCTTCCCCGACGGCACCGGTACGGTGCCGCGGCTGCGGACGGGGGAGCCGGATGTGCTCGTCTGCAAGTCCGACAAGGCTGACTTCGAGCGGCGAATCGCGAAATTTCCGGTGGCGCTCCAGGAGCGCAACCGCGACCTTTTCGCGAAATGTCAGGAAAATGGGGTGAGACACCTCCAGGAGGCCGTAGATCAGGTCGACCGCCCGGGAATGACCATCGCCATCCTCCCCGGCCTCTACCGCGAGGAACCCAGCCACGCCGCGCCCACCGGCGACTGCGCCAGGCTGCCCGCCCGCTGGGCGCACCACGGGGGATACCAGATCCTCAGCTTCGAACAGCAGCGGCAATGCCCGCACAACCAGAACCTCGTCGCCGTCCTCGGTAAGAAGGACCTGCAGATCGAGGGCACCGGCGCCGGCCCGCTGGATGTCGTCATCGACGCCGAATACCGCAAGCTGAACGCCATCCGAGCCGACCGCGCCGACGGCGTCTACTTCAAGAACTTCACCGCGCAGCGCACCACGTTCAACTCCCTCTACGTGCTCGAAACCGATGGTTTCGTCATCGACCAGGTCCTCACCCGCTGGAACGACGAGTACGGCTTCCTCACCTTCGCCAGCGACCACGGCCTCTACACCGACTGCGAGTCGTACGGCAACGGCGACGGCGGCCTGTATCCGGGCAGCGCCTCCGACATCAACGACGGCCGCGGCCACGACGTGCCCCGCTACGCCATCGAGATCCGCCGCTGCAAGAGCCATGACAACGCGCTCGGCTACTCCGGCACCGCGGGCGACTCGGTGTGGGTGCACGACAACGAGTTCTACGGCAACATGGTCGGCGCCACGATGGACAGCCTCTGGCCCTCCCACCCCGGCCTGCCCCAGAACCACGCCAGGTTCGAGAACAACAAGATCTACGACAACAACCGCGACTACTACGGCCACCTGCGGAACGGCACCTGCTCCAAGCCCCCGGCCCAGCGCGGTTACGAGCAGGGTGTCGTCTGCCCTCAGGTCGGGGTCCCGTCGGGTACGGGCGTCCTGGTCGCGGGCGGCAACTACAACGTCTTCGCGGGCAACCGGATCTGGGGTCACCAGCGGGCGGCGTTCCAGCTGTTCGGCGTGCCCGCGTTCATCAGGGGCGAGACCGACCTGGCCAAGCAGGCCGACACCTCCGACTTCAACCGGTACGAGCGCAACGTCTTCGGTGTCACGCCGGCGGGGGAGCGGCGGCCGAACGGGCTGGACGTGTGGTGGGACGGGCAGGGCACCGGCAACTGCTGGCAGGGTGACACGGGCACGTCCTCGCCCGCCGTGCTGCCGGTGTGCGCGGACCGGGCGCCCGAGCTGGCGGGTGGGACGAACCGGCTCCTGGCCGAGCCCGTGAAGCTGATCAAGCTGTACATGTGCGCCGACTTCAGCGCCTCGGAGGCCCGCCTGCCCGCCGGGTGCGACTGGTTCGGCGCGTCCGGACTGGGCAAGGTGGAGGCTCTCCTGGCGCTGGCCGGCTCGGTGGTGCTGGGCCTGCTGGCGGGGCTCTTCTGGTGGCGCTCCCGCCGCGACATCCGCTTCCCCGGCGCGGGCCCCACCTCGCCCTCGGTGCTGATACGTCGCAGGCACCGGCTGATCGTGGCGGGCACCGTCGTCGGGGCCGCCGGGATGGTCCTCGACGTCGTGGCGGCGGCCGTGGACAGCCCGGCGCAGGCCGGGGTGGCGTTGCTGCTCATGGCGGCGTGGTGGTTGTGCCTGGGGGCGGCGCTGCGGGCCCGGCGGCCGGTGTTCGGCTGGTTCACGGTCGTGGTGGGCGTGCTGTCCGTGGCGGACGCCTTCGACCGGCTGGTGTACCTGATCCCGTTCGTCCCGCTGGGGCCCGGATGGGTGCGTGGGCTGCTCACCGGGCTCTGGGTGGTGTGCGCGGTCCTGGTGCTCGTACCCCGGGAGAGCCGCAACGCGGAAGAGACCACCGCCGAGGCGGCTCCCTCCTCGACGGGTTAG
- a CDS encoding serine/threonine dehydratase yields MTDVAYEDVLAAAGRISGLVLRTPVLEISPGLFLKLELLQHSGSFKVRGAFNRMLSAGSLPDSGVIAASGGNHGLAVAYAAKALGVRAEIFVPEVTSPVKVAGLRALGAHITQTGAIYSEAAEAAAKRAAETGALSVHAYDQAEVVAGQGTTGLEIMEQTGGVDTVVVAVGGGGFAGGITVGTSAGSPRIVAVEPERIPTLREALQAGRPVPVEVGGVAADALGATRIGGLAFEILSGPRVESVLVSDEAIVAARRTLWERHRVVAEHAGAAAYAALLSGAYVAEPGERVAVVVCGSNTDPAALSTP; encoded by the coding sequence ATGACTGACGTCGCGTATGAGGATGTGCTGGCCGCCGCAGGGCGGATCTCCGGGCTCGTGCTGCGCACGCCCGTGCTCGAGATCTCGCCCGGGCTGTTCCTCAAGCTGGAGCTGCTGCAACATTCGGGGTCGTTCAAGGTGCGCGGGGCGTTCAACCGCATGTTGTCCGCGGGATCCCTGCCGGACAGCGGGGTGATCGCGGCCAGTGGCGGGAACCACGGGCTGGCGGTGGCGTACGCGGCGAAGGCGCTGGGCGTGCGGGCCGAGATCTTCGTGCCGGAGGTGACCAGCCCGGTGAAGGTGGCCGGGCTGAGGGCGCTGGGTGCGCATATCACCCAGACGGGGGCCATCTACTCGGAGGCCGCGGAGGCTGCCGCCAAGCGAGCCGCCGAGACCGGTGCGTTGAGCGTGCACGCCTATGACCAGGCGGAGGTGGTGGCCGGGCAGGGGACCACCGGGCTGGAGATCATGGAGCAGACCGGCGGCGTGGACACCGTGGTGGTGGCCGTCGGAGGCGGTGGCTTCGCCGGGGGGATCACCGTGGGGACGTCCGCGGGCTCGCCGCGGATCGTCGCCGTGGAGCCCGAGCGGATCCCGACCCTCCGCGAGGCGCTCCAGGCCGGTCGGCCGGTGCCCGTCGAGGTGGGCGGGGTGGCGGCCGACGCCCTGGGCGCCACACGGATCGGGGGCCTGGCCTTCGAGATCCTCTCGGGGCCGCGGGTGGAGAGCGTGCTGGTGAGCGACGAGGCGATCGTGGCGGCTCGCCGTACGCTCTGGGAGCGGCACCGGGTGGTGGCCGAGCACGCGGGGGCGGCGGCGTACGCGGCGCTGCTGTCGGGGGCGTACGTGGCGGAGCCGGGGGAGCGGGTGGCGGTGGTCGTGTGCGGCTCCAACACCGACCCGGCCGCCCTCAGCACCCCCTGA
- a CDS encoding ABC transporter permease has protein sequence MSGVLTAAGDLRRLVVRDLRRELRVLDSLIVNIALPVIIMELFVYVFGGAITGLQRAGLHRLRGAAVLLVSGGYGAALTAVSMAGDLTGGMIDRFRTLPIGGWVVPAVHVVASVVRNVAACAFALVAAIALGFRPSASPVGWALVTALVAAYVLAMSDVAGAAAGGEPVGSSGVVVAVWLAGVVVVVSVPVAAALFGRRTSA, from the coding sequence ATGAGCGGGGTGCTGACCGCCGCGGGCGATCTGCGCCGCCTCGTCGTCCGCGACCTGCGCCGCGAGCTGCGCGTCCTCGACAGCCTCATCGTGAACATCGCGCTGCCCGTCATCATCATGGAGTTGTTCGTGTACGTCTTCGGCGGCGCGATCACCGGGCTCCAGCGGGCCGGCCTACATCGACTTCGTGGTGCCGCCGTGCTGCTCGTGTCCGGCGGATACGGGGCCGCGCTGACGGCCGTGAGCATGGCCGGCGACCTGACCGGAGGCATGATCGACCGCTTCCGCACCCTGCCGATCGGCGGCTGGGTGGTCCCCGCGGTACACGTCGTCGCCTCCGTGGTCCGCAACGTGGCGGCCTGCGCTTTCGCCCTGGTCGCGGCCATCGCCCTCGGTTTCCGCCCGAGCGCCTCGCCGGTCGGCTGGGCCCTGGTGACGGCGCTGGTGGCGGCGTACGTGCTGGCGATGTCCGACGTTGCGGGCGCTGCTGCTGGGGGGGAGCCCGTGGGGTCGTCCGGCGTGGTGGTGGCGGTCTGGCTCGCGGGTGTGGTGGTGGTGGTGAGCGTGCCGGTCGCGGCGGCGCTGTTCGGCCGCCGGACCTCGGCCTAA
- a CDS encoding MFS transporter, with protein MDANTGHPRRWAILGVLVFSLLAVVLDNTILNVAMKTIADPVAGLGATQSELEWAINSYTLVFAGLLFTFGVIGDRTGRKRMLFIGMMLFGLASLASAYAQDPLQLILARAAMGIGGAAIMPATLAIISNVFPPSERGRAIGIWASGVGLAVAIGPITGGLLIENFWWGSVFLINVPIVIIGLFLIANIVPESMDPKPSKLDPVGVVLSIIGLVALVFGIIRGGFLGTVASAEVIVPTLIGVAVLGVFVWWERRIDHPVFDVRNFANVKFSSAIAMMGIVFFAMMGGMFFLTFYLQAVMGFTPLQAGALMIPFAAAQLIFAPLSQRVNERFGAKLSATVSMIVVTAALASYALMDQHTSIVLIEVVFFVQGAAMANIMPPATTAIMESLPREKAGVGSAMSNTVRQVAGALGVAVLGSVLSSSYRGEMAPALAALPADVQHSAGESIMATLGVAEGLGMQGQALIQPAFTAFVDGMHVTALVSASIALLGVVVVARWMPGKPRPAHNAETVKAPAAV; from the coding sequence ATGGACGCGAACACGGGACATCCACGCCGATGGGCGATCCTCGGCGTGCTGGTGTTCAGCCTGCTGGCGGTCGTACTCGACAACACGATCCTCAACGTGGCGATGAAGACCATCGCCGACCCGGTGGCCGGATTGGGCGCGACGCAGAGCGAGCTGGAATGGGCGATCAACTCCTACACGCTGGTGTTCGCCGGATTGTTGTTCACCTTCGGGGTGATCGGTGACCGGACAGGCCGCAAGCGCATGTTGTTCATCGGCATGATGCTGTTCGGCCTGGCCTCGCTAGCCAGCGCCTACGCGCAGGATCCCTTGCAGCTGATCCTGGCCAGGGCGGCGATGGGCATCGGCGGGGCGGCGATCATGCCGGCGACCCTGGCCATCATCTCCAACGTCTTCCCGCCCAGTGAGCGCGGCAGGGCGATCGGCATCTGGGCCAGCGGTGTGGGACTCGCGGTGGCGATCGGCCCGATCACGGGCGGCCTGCTGATCGAGAACTTCTGGTGGGGCTCCGTCTTCCTGATCAACGTGCCGATCGTGATCATCGGGTTGTTCCTCATCGCCAACATCGTGCCCGAGTCGATGGACCCGAAGCCGTCCAAGCTCGACCCGGTCGGCGTGGTGCTGTCGATCATCGGCCTCGTGGCCCTCGTGTTCGGCATCATCCGCGGCGGCTTCCTGGGCACCGTGGCGAGCGCCGAGGTGATCGTGCCCACGCTGATCGGCGTGGCCGTGCTGGGCGTGTTCGTGTGGTGGGAGCGGCGGATCGACCACCCGGTCTTCGACGTGCGTAACTTCGCCAACGTCAAGTTCAGCTCGGCCATCGCCATGATGGGCATCGTGTTCTTCGCGATGATGGGCGGGATGTTCTTCCTGACCTTCTACCTGCAGGCCGTGATGGGTTTCACGCCGCTGCAGGCAGGGGCGCTGATGATCCCGTTCGCCGCCGCGCAGCTCATCTTCGCGCCGCTCAGCCAGCGGGTGAACGAACGGTTCGGAGCCAAGCTGTCGGCCACGGTCAGCATGATCGTGGTGACGGCGGCGCTGGCCAGCTACGCGCTCATGGACCAGCACACGTCGATCGTGCTCATCGAGGTCGTCTTCTTCGTCCAGGGCGCCGCGATGGCCAACATCATGCCGCCCGCCACCACCGCCATCATGGAGTCGCTGCCCCGGGAGAAGGCCGGTGTCGGCTCGGCCATGAGCAACACCGTCCGCCAGGTCGCCGGCGCGCTCGGCGTGGCCGTGCTCGGCTCGGTGTTGTCGTCCAGCTACCGTGGCGAGATGGCGCCCGCGCTGGCCGCGCTGCCCGCCGACGTGCAGCACTCCGCCGGTGAGTCCATCATGGCCACGCTGGGGGTCGCCGAAGGGCTCGGCATGCAGGGTCAGGCACTGATCCAGCCCGCGTTCACCGCCTTCGTCGACGGCATGCACGTCACGGCCCTGGTGTCGGCGTCGATCGCGCTGCTCGGCGTCGTGGTGGTGGCCAGGTGGATGCCGGGCAAGCCGCGCCCCGCGCACAATGCGGAAACGGTGAAGGCACCCGCCGCCGTCTGA